From one Aquicella siphonis genomic stretch:
- the sufC gene encoding Fe-S cluster assembly ATPase SufC, producing MLQIKNLQVTIQDEKQNLKTILRGVDLSIKPGEVHAIMGPNGSGKSTLANVLAGREDYQVTGGSVTLNDEDLLSLEPEERAARGLFLAFQYPTEIPGVNNMYFLRTALNESRKRNNLPPLDAADFLMLVKARLKEVGLDETFMHRAVNEGFSGGEKKRNEVLQMMMLEPGFLILDETDSGLDIDALQMVGRCVNSLRNANRMILVVTHYQRLLDYIQPDVVHVMANGRILKSGDKSLAHELENKGYGWLESEIKS from the coding sequence ATGTTACAGATAAAAAACTTGCAAGTGACCATTCAAGATGAAAAGCAAAATCTCAAGACGATCTTGCGCGGCGTGGATTTGTCCATCAAGCCGGGTGAAGTACACGCGATCATGGGCCCTAACGGTTCGGGAAAAAGCACGCTCGCGAATGTGCTTGCAGGACGGGAAGACTATCAGGTGACTGGCGGCAGCGTGACTCTCAATGACGAGGATTTATTGTCGCTTGAGCCGGAAGAGCGCGCAGCCAGGGGTTTATTTCTCGCGTTTCAGTATCCGACGGAAATACCCGGCGTGAATAACATGTATTTTTTGCGCACGGCGCTTAATGAATCCCGCAAACGCAATAATCTTCCGCCGCTGGATGCCGCTGATTTTTTAATGCTGGTCAAAGCCAGGCTTAAGGAAGTCGGACTGGATGAAACGTTTATGCATCGCGCGGTCAACGAGGGATTTTCCGGGGGTGAAAAAAAACGCAACGAAGTGCTGCAAATGATGATGCTGGAACCGGGTTTTCTGATTCTCGATGAAACCGATTCCGGGCTGGACATAGACGCGCTGCAAATGGTGGGCCGTTGTGTCAACAGCTTGCGTAACGCCAACCGCATGATTCTGGTCGTGACGCACTATCAGCGCCTGCTGGACTATATCCAGCCTGATGTGGTGCATGTGATGGCCAATGGCAGAATTCTCAAATCCGGTGACAAGTCTCTGGCGCATGAGCTTGAAAACAAGGGCTACGGCTGGCTTGAAAGCGAGATTAAATCATGA